Proteins encoded within one genomic window of Leishmania major strain Friedlin complete genome, chromosome 2:
- a CDS encoding conserved hypothetical protein (previous protein_id=AAZ10057.1): MPSAEVLDGAVGCIKRSRQRAQRLSRAGADKADTLRAVPRVDKAYAIEDDEDMSVAQEDVLVGTVCSLHDYCRYLTGSGDLEDGETADVADEGAHLSPSHKNQLTTDSPGSGGRSAHVPERASDRVSGTAGVSHCIPADAAAAASSAPSFPPPKINAAAPANVFCFAPPMSRGAETTGRGMCSTNLSKRWQVLGDDDGGKAAASELDEQQQVRRKHGTATAGIRPRRLCEDVGHHHWSCIASNAFLEEKVRICRRSHEPSRMAAAVSCAHPPAPPQRLHVAAPVPRRQERAAHNRRERTAPTTDAGVLPLSSTSCAALSPAASDVLEVGCSAAALSASHSVGVLLAHQHEWIYFSVLFHAHAVQLPRTSAESAAARLASNRSLDLSHLYCFLDPPCRLYTEELEEWARAARERRRERERVRDDRHIRHGPLLSSSAHDAPARTHPTASRLDRGTEASDRVTLVASAPLSPCAAPMASPRTWLVYVHPDVSLQTLPRLWSRAFREDASNSGGGGAGQEAFEGGTTRVLDGHHEVDGRDGRAEHEGVVPSYFYAAAARKRRRQAAEVEMLCRHLLSTTPPRRHASSALLVHPAEVSVSARARSRGRPIAAASTKADTGMTSSTPSTAALLMSDAAPQRLPTSATGLPHEVDRHREQQRQALACALLVSPLPRGTDLLKRRRWLVKPFVLVEELKYGRVVKYSHAELAAPRVL, encoded by the coding sequence ATGCCCTCCGCGGAGGTGCTTGATGGCGCTGTGGGGTGCATCAAGCGTTCACgtcagcgcgcacagcgctTATCGCGGGCAGGTGCGGACAAGGCCGACACGCTGCGGGCGGTGCCAAGAGTAGACAAGGCGTACGCCAtcgaggatgacgaggacaTGTCTGTCGCGCAGGAGGACGTGCTGGTCGGCACTGTCTGCTCCCTGCACGACTACTGCCGCTACCTCACCGGGAGCGGCGACCTCGAAGATGGGGAAACTGCCGATGTTGCGGATGAGGGCGCGCAtctgtcgccgtcgcacaAGAACCAGCTCACCACAGATTCGCCCGGTTCCGGTGGCCGGAGCGCACACGTGCCCGAGAGGGCATCCGACCGCGTCAGCGGCACGGCAGGTGTCTCGCATTGCATccctgccgacgccgccgcggctgcctcgtcggcgccgtcctTCCCACCGCCGAAGATCAACGCAGCCGCCCCTGCAAACGTGTTCTGTTTCGCGCCGCCGATGTCACGGGGTGCGGAGACGACAGGCCGAGGGATGTGTTCGACGAACTTATCGAAGCGCTGGCAGGTTCTGGGAGACGACGATGGGGGCAAGGCCGCTGCATCAGAGTTggatgagcagcagcaggtgcgcaGGAAACatggcaccgccaccgcaggTATCCGTCCGCGCCGGCTCTGCGAAGACGTCGGCCACCATCACTGGAGCTGCATCGCATCCAACGCGTTCCtcgaggagaaggtgcggATCTGTCGTCGCTCCCACGAGCCCAGCAGaatggccgccgccgtttcCTGTGCGCATCccccggcaccgccgcagcgcttaCACGTCGCGGCGCCTGTGCCCAGGCGTCAAGAGCGAGCGGCACATAATCGACGTGAGCGCACTGCACCGACAACAGACGCGGGGGTGCTGCCTCTCTCGTCGACGTCGTGTGCCGCCCTTTCCCCGGCGGCGTCCGACGTTCTGGAAGTGGGCtgctccgcagcagcactatCTGCGTCACACAGCGTCGGCGTCTTACTCGCGCACCAACACGAGTGGATCTACTTTAGCGTTCTGttccacgcacacgcggtGCAGCTACCGCGTACATCAGCAgagtctgctgctgcgagacTCGCTTCCAACCGCAGCCTCGACCTCTCGCATCTCTACTGTTTTCTGGACCCGCCGTGCCGCCTGTACAccgaggagctggaggagtgggcgcgcgcggcacgagagcggcggcgcgagcgGGAGCGGGTGCGCGATGATCGCCACATTCGGCATGGTccgctgctgtcgtcttCAGCTCACGACGCTCCCGCACGTACTCACCCGACTGCATCACGACTCGACCGCGGCACAGAAGCCTCTGATCGTGTGACACTCGTGGCCagtgcgcctctctcgccatgcgcggcgccgatggcgaGTCCGCGCACGTGGCTGGTGTATGTGCACCCCGACGTGTCGCTGCAGACATTACCGCGACTGTGGTCACGCGCCTTTCGAGAAGACGCGTcaaacagcggcggcggcggggcggggcaggAGGCGTTCGAGGGCGGCACGACACGGGTACTGGATGGCCACCATGAGGTGGATGGGCGTGATGGCCGGGCTGAACACGAGGGCGTCGTGCCCTCTTACTTCtatgcggccgcggcgcgaAAGCGACGACGGCAGGCGGCTGAGGTGGAGATGCTGTGCCGCCATCTTCTGTCGACGACGCCACCTCGGCGCCACGCGTCTTCTGCGCTGCTCGTTCACCCCGCCGAAGTTTCCGTCAGTGCGCGGGCACGCTCTCGTGGTCGTCCAAtcgcggcagcgtcgaccAAAGCCGACACAGGAATGACTTCTTCGACGCCGTCCACGGCGGCCTTACTGATGTCTGACGCAGCCCCACAGCGACTGCCCACCTCAGCTACGGGATTGCCTCACGAAGTGGATCGACaccgagagcagcagcggcaagcaCTGgcatgcgcgctgctggtATCGCCACTGCCACGCGGCACGGACCTCCTaaagcggcgccgctggctgGTCAAGCCGTTTGTGCTGGTGGAGGAACTGAAGTACGGCCGCGTGGTCAAGTACAGTCACGCAGAACTCGCGGCACCACGCGTCCTGTGA